The proteins below come from a single Rosa rugosa chromosome 2, drRosRugo1.1, whole genome shotgun sequence genomic window:
- the LOC133727997 gene encoding cytochrome P450 71AU50-like: MMVWNWAVIIALLAVVYILEPWRSKKKRLPPGPRGFPIFGSLNLLGEFLKARFPHKDLHRLAQKYGDIMHMRLGLVSAIVVSSPQAAELFLKTHDLVFASRPPHEGAKHISFGQRNLSFSEYGSYWRDMRKMCTLELLSNHKINSFKEMRREEVVLFIEAIKEAAATSHEPVDLSAKVSSLSADMSCRMVFGKKYADKEFDDKGFKSVIQQAIQLAAAPNLGDYIPCIAPLDLQGFTKRMKAINKVFDDFFEKIIDEHLQSRDEGKTKDFVDVMLSFMGTQESEYLIERSNIKAIIFDMLVASMDTSATTIEWAVSELIKHPQLMKKVRKELENVVGMERMVEESDLDKLEYLDMVVKETLRLHPVGPLLLPHASTEDCTVNGFHIPKKSRIIINVWAIGRDPNAWTNADEFIPERFAGSNIDLRGNHFQLIPFGSGRRRCPGIQLGLVVVKLVLAQLLHCFDWELLDGLLPTELDMTEEFGLTVSRAKHLLVVPSYRLHK; encoded by the exons ATGATGGTTTGGAATTGGGCAGTAATAATTGCATTGCTTGCTGTTGTTTATATTCTGGAACCATGgagaagcaagaagaagaggTTACCTCCTGGTCCAAGAGGGTTTCCTATTTTCGGAAGCCTCAACTTGTTAGGGGAGTTTCTGAAAGCTAGG TTTCCTCACAAAGACCTACACAGACTGGCTCAAAAGTATGGCGACATCATGCACATGCGATTAGGTCTCGTGTCTGCCATCGTCGTCTCCTCCCCTCAAGCAGCCGAGCTCTTCCTCAAGACCCACGACCTTGTTTTTGCAAGCAGGCCACCTCACGAAGGCGCAAAGCACATCTCTTTCGGGCAGAGGAACTTATCCTTTTCCGAGTATGGCTCTTATTGGCGAGACATGCGCAAGATGTGCACCCTCGAGTTGCTCAGCAACCACAAAATCAATTCTTTCAAGgaaatgaggagagaagaggtTGTCCTTTTCATAGAGGCCATTAAAGAGGCAGCTGCAACCAGCCACGAACCAGTCGATCTCAGCGCTAAGGTGTCATCTCTTAGTGCAGATATGAGCTGCAGGATGGTGTTTGGAAAGAAGTACGCGGATAAAGAATTTGACGACAAGGGTTTCAAGTCTGTGATTCAACAAGCCATACAATTAGCAGCTGCGCCTAACTTGGGCGATTACATCCCTTGTATTGCTCCACTTGACCTCCAAGGGTTCACTAAGCGCATGAAGGCTATTAACAAGGTGTTTGATGACTTTTTCGAGAAGATTATTGATGAACATCTTCAATCGAGGGATGAGGGAAAGACGAAGGACTTTGTTGATGTAATGCTCAGCTTTATGGGGACTCAAGAATCTGAATACCTAATTGAACGCTCCAATATCAAGGCAATCATTTTT GACATGCTTGTGGCCTCAATGGAcacatcagcaacaacaattgAGTGGGCCGTCTCTGAACTCATAAAACATCCACAACTAATGAAGAAGGTCCGAAAAGAGCTAGAAAATGTGGTGGGAATGGAGAGAATGGTCGAGGAATCAGACTTGGACAAGTTGGAGTACCTGGACATGGTAGTGAAAGAAACCTTGAGGCTACATCCAGTGGGACCTTTGTTGCTTCCCCATGCATCCACTGAAGATTGCACTGTTAACGGCTTCCACATACCCAAAAAATCACGCATTATCATAAACGTGTGGGCAATTGGAAGAGACCCCAATGCTTGGACCAATGCAGACGAGTTCATACCCGAAAGGTTTGCAGGGAGTAATATAGACCTGAGGGGAAATCACTTTCAGCTTATTCCATTTGGTTCGGGTCGTAGACGTTGCCCTGGAATTCAATTGGGGCTAGTTGTGGTCAAGCTAGTATTGGCACAACTTCTGCACTGTTTCGATTGGGAGCTTCTGGATGGTTTGTTGCCAACAGAGTTGGACATGACGGAGGAATTTGGTCTAACCGTTTCACGAGCCAAGCATCTGCTGGTTGTTCCTTCTTATCGCCTTCACAAATAA